From the Cytophagia bacterium CHB2 genome, the window GGGCATCGGTATCATACTTCACCACGGAGTTCTCCAACAATGCCACTTCCAACGCTTCATCGGTTTTCGCCGGGCCGAGAAAATAAGTGGTGGTGCCGTTGACGCGCCGGCTACGATTGGCGTTGCAATGCAAACTGATAAACAGCTTGCCTTGCGTCATGTTCGCTTTCGAGGTACGATCATCAAGGCTGACATACGTGTCACTCTCACGCGTCATCACCACTTGCAAGCCGAGTTTTTCTTCGATCATCTTGCGCAGCCGTTTTGCCACTTGCAGGGTGATGTCCTTCTCGCGCGTGCCGTCGCCGGCAATGGCGCCCGGATCGCGGCCGCCGTGGCCGGGATCCAGCACGATGGTGTCTATGCGCCATTTCTGGCGCACCGTTTCCAGGTTGCGCAACACGTCGGTAGGCACGACTTCCTGCGTGCGCAGCGACACCAATATTTGATTGCCCTGCCCGCTGATACTCACCAGGCTCGGGTCGATTTCCTCGCGCAATTGCACTGAAAGTTGGGCCACCTCACCGGTTTGCACGGGGGAGATTTTTTGTACCCAGCTATTCGCGCCGATTGCGCGGACGGCGCCGGGCGCAACGATGCCGCCAACGAAATCGAGATACATCCAGTCGCGCGTGAAGCGGGTATTGATGTGCTTGCGCACAAACGGTTGTGTCGCTTCAATACGAATGAGCGTGCCGTTGGCTTTCTGTTCGACTGCGATCTCGGTGATGTTGGGGATAGGGTCTGCCTTTACGGCTGACGGCTCGCCGCCGCCCAGGCTTTCAGGCCAGGCGCCGGGATAAAGCGGGCGAATGATTGTGATAAAATAACGCCACGGCACGAGGATATCGTCATTGCCATAACTGGTTTCAATCGGCAGTTGCAGCGTACGGTCGTCAACTTGCACGAACGGATTCATCGCCGTGACTTTGACTTCAGCATTGCCGACGTAGACGATGACCTTGCGCGCTTTTTCGCTGTAAAACGTGCGCAAACCCAGCAAATCCGTCAATTCTCCGAGCGCGACGAATTCGACCTCGCCGGTTTCCGGCAGCTTGACAATGCCCAATGGAGCGCCGGCCAACTGCGCGTGCAAAACGGCCGGCACAATAAAAAGTAAGAGCAGAATGAACGGAAGAATGATGACGCGGGTGGATTTTCCCATGGCAACCACGCGAAAGCTGACGGGAGGGTCAGTTTGGGCCAAAATCTTCTGAGCGGATGTTTTCCTGGTTGAGGGTTTGGCTGGCACGTTTGAGAATCTGTTTTTCTTCTGAGGTAAGATTGTCAAATCCAACTTCATTAATCTTATCCAAAATCGCATCCACTTTTTCACGCAGGTGCATCTCATGCTGGCGGCGGCGCACCACTTGCATACGGCGCCGGGATTGTGCACGCTGCTTGAACCAATCCGAAATTTTGCCAAAAAATGGCGTTGACCGCCCGCCGGGAGCAGTGTAGGAGTAATGGTCGAAATTGCGCGGCCCCCGCGCTTTCCACGGCCAATCTATTTTAAGATAAAGAAAGCCGACAACCATGCCGCCCAAATGAGCAAAGTGCGCGACCCCGTCTTCTGCGCCCTGCACGCCCATGTACAGCGCGATGGCCGCCACGATCATGACGAGGTATTTTGCCTTGATTTGCACCGGCAAAATAAAAAACAACAGAAACGTGATAATCAAATCCGGGAACGTCAGGCCGAACGCGGCTAACACGCCAAAGATTGCGCCGGAGGCGCCCAACACCGGAATGGGCGAGTTGAAATTGAGCATCAGATGAACCAGGCCAGCGCCCACGCCGCAAATAAAGTAATAGCGCAGAAATTCCGTGGTGCCCCAAAACCGTTCAAGCTCGCAGCCGAACATCCACAACACCAGCATATTGAACAAAATATGCCAGATGTCGCCGTGCAGAAACATATACGTGAACAACTGCCACACGGCAAAATCCTGCCGCAGCGTCAACTGCGCCGGCAATTCCGGGTGGGGCAAAGAACACAGGGCAAACCACGCTTGCAGGAAATCGATCTTGAACACCAATTCGGCGATATTCTGCAGCACAAAGCAGACAATATTGGCGATAATCAATCCCTTGACCGCCGGCGTCCAGGCCGAACCGATTCCAAAACGATAGGATTGCCCGTAAATATTCATGGTATGCTAAAATCTAAATTTAGGATTCGCTTGTGAGACGGCCTATACTTCTACAGGCAGCAGCCGGAAATCGCGTAGTCTTTTGCCGGTGATTCAACAATGTTTCAGCATTGACACGAAACGGATATTGGCAATGCAAGCGGAATGAACATCTGCAGGCGGCCGGCGCATCAGTATTTGAGGAGAAGCAATAACGTTTCACGCGCGATATTATGAAACCATGCTTTAAAAGTCAAGCGGAACGTTCGGGCCGCAAACCGTCAAGGCCGGGCAAGCGCCAAAAAATTTTTCAAGAGGGTTGACTTTGAATCGAATTTCTTTTTCTTTCTGAAAAATGCTGCTTTGGGGGAATGCAAGCCTTACGTCTGCCGACAAATCGTATTGCACGCGGTTTCACTCACATTTTGACCGAAGGGACGACTCATGCCCGTTACCACCATCGAATGGCGCCATCACAAAGTCCGTTTGATCGATCAAACCCGCTTGCCGGAAGAATTGGTTCACCTGGATCTCGAGGAGGTGGATGATCTTGGTGAAGCGATCAAAAGCCTGCGCGTGCGAGGCGCGCCGGCGCTCGGCGTTGCCGGCGCATTCGGCGTTTTGTTGAGCATACGGAACCTCAAATCAGAAGACAGCAAAGATGCGCTGTTTTTGGAGCTGGATCGCGCGATTCGCTATTTGCGCGGCACGCGGCCGACCGCGGTTAATTTGGGGTGGGCATTGGATCGCATGCACGCCGTGGCAATGAAGCAGCGTGATGCCACGGTGGCGGAGATTAAAGATTCGCTGTTGGCAGAAGCATTCGATATTTATGAGCGCGACCGCGTCGTCTGCCGGGCGATGGGCCGGAACGGCGCCGAACTCGTGCCGGCGAACGCCAATGTGATCACGCATTGCAACACCGGCGCGCTGGCCACGGCTGATTTCGGCACGGGCTTGGGTGTGTTATTTACCGCCCATGCCCAGGGGAAAAAACTGCATGTGTTTGTTGACGAAACGCGGCCGCTGCTGCAAGGCGCGCGTTTGAACATGTGGGAATTGCGCCACGAGGGCATTCCTTGCACGTTGATTTGCGACAACGCCGCTGCCTTTGTGATGCAGCGCCAGAAGATTGATTTTTGCATTGTGGGCGCTGATCGCATTACGCGCAATGGCGACACTGCGAACAAAATCGGCACCTATTCGCTGGCGGTAAACGCACACCGGCATGGCATTCCGTTTTATGTCGCTGCGCCGATTTCGACCATTGATTTTAGCAAACTCACCGGCGCGGAGATTCCCATCGAAGAACGCGGGGCAGAAGAAGTGACGCAGGGATTTGGCCGGCGCACCGCACCGCCAGACTGTCGTGTCTACAATCCCGCATTCGATGTCACGCCGCATGAATTGATTGCGGCAATTATTACTGAGGCCGGCGTGATTCGTCCACCATTTGTTGAGAATTTGGCCAGGCTCGCTGGCTTCGACAAGCTCAGCCAGCGATAAGCAACACAAGTAGCTGGCTTCGACAGGCTCAGCCAGCGGGATGCTCAGCACGTAGCTGGCTTCGACAAGCTCAGCCAGCGGGATGCTCAGCACGTAGCTGGCTTCGACAAGCTCAGCCAGCGGGGCAAACAGCGGGAAGCTCCGGCTGAGTTTTGACTACGCGTTTTTTACCTTCCCGGATGTCCATAGGCCTCGATGCGAGGCATATGGCGCAGGTAATCCTCGTTGGAAATGGAATTGTGCCATAAGCCTGCCAGCATTGCCGCGCCGGTGATGGCCACGAACACGCCGGCGATCAAAGCCGCGAACACCGGCGCGGGAACGATGCGTGCGGGCACGCGCGTTTTCAAATCCAATGTCTCTTTCACCGGACAAACCTGCGCGCATGCCAGGCATGCCATGCACTCATCCGAATGCACACGCTTAACGCGATGCACCTGGACATTCGAGGGGCATGCTTTGGTGCAAAGCTCGCAATCAATGCAGTTGTCGACATTGCGCGTGATCTTCACCGGGCTGAACAAGCTGCCGAGGCCGAGCAGCGCGCCATAGGGGCAAAGATAGCGGCACCAAAAATTCTTGATCGGCAGCGACAGCAGCGCAATAACGCCGATAATCCACAAACCCGTGCTGTCGATGCGTTCGAAAAAGTAAAGCATTTTGATGTCGGCGACTTGATTATACGCGCTGTTAATGAATGCGTTTAACGCGTGCCGGCCCATCTTCGCCAGGATGGCATAGAGAAAAAAGTAAAGCAGCAGATACTTGATCATCCGCAGCGGCCAATCCAGGAATTTCGGTACGCGCAGATTTTTTCCAAACAGCCAGCGCCCGAATTTCCAATGCAATTCCGATAAAAACCCCACCGGACAAAGCCAGCCGCAAAATGATTTTTTCAACAAAACACCCAGCGCCAAAATCGCCAAAAAAATAAACAGCGCGGCCGGATGAATCAGATTGACGCTGCCGGTGAGCCACCAGTGTTTGAGCGAAATGAGTGCGCTCAACGGCAGGAAGCCTTCGACGCCCGGCGGGCGCTGCGGCGCGGCGCCCATGCCGCCGCTTTCCAGCCAGCGCACGAACAGAATGAACTCCACGCCGATCCAAATGGTCAACGCGGCAAACGCGATCTGTACATGCACACGCAAAAATTGTGAATCATTTTTGAGCCGCCACTGCCAGCGCCAGAAGGGTGTGAGCTGGGCGGGAGCGTAACGCTGCCGCCGCAGCTCAGGCGGGATTTTTTTGGATGCAGTAACGCGGGGCGGCTTCGAGTGAATCGTCGTAACCGGCGAAACGGCAGACATGTTTATTCTCCAAAGAGTTTTGGCAAAAGTTATAATTTGTGCTTGAACAAATCGCATGCCTAAAACCCAGCTTGGGAAGAATGTGAGTCCTAACGAAATAACAATGATTTAAATCGGATACTTTTGTCGGATATAAGTCCGGACGCGCCACGGTTTCTCGATCTCAAGAAATTCTCAGCATAAATTTCCGAATCCTGTGAATGACTTGTATTTTCTCGGAAACTTGTTAGATTAGTGTCCGCCCAGAGCTTAAAACCGTTTGGGCGACAGCTCTTGAGGCATGAAGTTTCGCAATGAACATCTTTTGACCAAACTGCATCACGTAATTTATAATCTTTTGAGGATGGCATGACAACCCACCACGGCTTTACGCTGTTGCGAGAACAGGAAATTCCCGAATTGAATACCAACGCGCGGCTCTTCCGCCATGTGAAAACCGGCGCGGAATTGCTCTCACTCGAAAACGACGACGAGAACAAGGTTTTCGGCGTCACCTTTCGCACGCCGCCGCAAGATTCCACCGGCATCGCGCATATCATGGAACATGCCGTGCTCTGCGGCTCGCGTAAATACCGCGTGAAAGAGCCGTTCGTCGAGTTGATCAAAGGTTCGCTCAACACGTTTCTCAATGCCTTCACGTTTCCCGACAAAACTTGCTACCCGGTGGCGAGCCAGAATCTGAAAGATTTTTACAATCTCATCGAAGTTTATCTCGACGCAGTTTTTTATCCGCTTATTCCGCCGCAAACGTTGCAACAGGAGGGCTGGCATTATGAGGCGGAAAATGGCGCGTTGAGTTACAAAGGCGTGGTGTTCAATGAAATGAAGGGCAATTACTCCTCGCCCGAGCGTTTGCTGGGCGAATACACGCAGCAGTCGCTGTTTCCCGGACACACCTACGGCGTCGATTCCGGCGGCGATCCGCGCCACATTCCCGAATTGACCTACGAACAATTCAAAGCCTTTCATGAAAATTTTTATCATCCCTCCAATGCGCGCATTTTTTTCTACGGCGA encodes:
- a CDS encoding rhomboid family intramembrane serine protease — translated: MNIYGQSYRFGIGSAWTPAVKGLIIANIVCFVLQNIAELVFKIDFLQAWFALCSLPHPELPAQLTLRQDFAVWQLFTYMFLHGDIWHILFNMLVLWMFGCELERFWGTTEFLRYYFICGVGAGLVHLMLNFNSPIPVLGASGAIFGVLAAFGLTFPDLIITFLLFFILPVQIKAKYLVMIVAAIALYMGVQGAEDGVAHFAHLGGMVVGFLYLKIDWPWKARGPRNFDHYSYTAPGGRSTPFFGKISDWFKQRAQSRRRMQVVRRRQHEMHLREKVDAILDKINEVGFDNLTSEEKQILKRASQTLNQENIRSEDFGPN
- the mtnA gene encoding S-methyl-5-thioribose-1-phosphate isomerase, with protein sequence MPVTTIEWRHHKVRLIDQTRLPEELVHLDLEEVDDLGEAIKSLRVRGAPALGVAGAFGVLLSIRNLKSEDSKDALFLELDRAIRYLRGTRPTAVNLGWALDRMHAVAMKQRDATVAEIKDSLLAEAFDIYERDRVVCRAMGRNGAELVPANANVITHCNTGALATADFGTGLGVLFTAHAQGKKLHVFVDETRPLLQGARLNMWELRHEGIPCTLICDNAAAFVMQRQKIDFCIVGADRITRNGDTANKIGTYSLAVNAHRHGIPFYVAAPISTIDFSKLTGAEIPIEERGAEEVTQGFGRRTAPPDCRVYNPAFDVTPHELIAAIITEAGVIRPPFVENLARLAGFDKLSQR
- a CDS encoding 4Fe-4S binding protein produces the protein MRFVQAQIITFAKTLWRINMSAVSPVTTIHSKPPRVTASKKIPPELRRQRYAPAQLTPFWRWQWRLKNDSQFLRVHVQIAFAALTIWIGVEFILFVRWLESGGMGAAPQRPPGVEGFLPLSALISLKHWWLTGSVNLIHPAALFIFLAILALGVLLKKSFCGWLCPVGFLSELHWKFGRWLFGKNLRVPKFLDWPLRMIKYLLLYFFLYAILAKMGRHALNAFINSAYNQVADIKMLYFFERIDSTGLWIIGVIALLSLPIKNFWCRYLCPYGALLGLGSLFSPVKITRNVDNCIDCELCTKACPSNVQVHRVKRVHSDECMACLACAQVCPVKETLDLKTRVPARIVPAPVFAALIAGVFVAITGAAMLAGLWHNSISNEDYLRHMPRIEAYGHPGR